One part of the Eucalyptus grandis isolate ANBG69807.140 chromosome 10, ASM1654582v1, whole genome shotgun sequence genome encodes these proteins:
- the LOC120288922 gene encoding disease resistance RPP8-like protein 3, whose protein sequence is MSELRHDPMLQLGRLSNLIVLRLLARSYTGESFADPQASVRTKVYREAGFPKLRVLKLWMLDKLDELVVEQGAMCNLEELEIRQCEKLGTVDALDHINSLKSVSLTGVDEDLAKHIKEKLKGRQHTLIKTKELVSKKESEFNK, encoded by the exons ATGTCGGAACTGCGACACGATCCCATGCTGCAACTAGGTCGCTTGAGTAATTTGATTGTTCTCAGGTTACTGGCACGATCATACACTGGTGAAAGCTTTGCGGATCCACAAGCTTCTGTCCGCACAAAGGTGTATCGCGAAGCAGGTTTTCCAAAACTCCGCGTCCTGAAGCTATGGATGCTCGATAAATTGGACGAATTGGTTGTTGAGCAAGGGGCGATGTGTAATCTCGAAGAGTTGGAAATCAGGCAATGCGAGAAGCTAGGGACGGTTGATGCCTTGGATCATATCAACAGCTTGAAAAGTGTGAGTCTTACAGGAGTTGATGAAGACCTTGCCAAgcatataaaagaaaaactgaaaGGTCGCCAACATACACTGATCAAAACAAAGGAATTAGTGTCCAAG AAAGAGAGTGAGTTCAATAAATAG
- the LOC120288848 gene encoding putative disease resistance protein At1g59780, with product MKMKNLLVDTLKQTPLRDQAKGLELKQEEQLFEMLHKLLMDLRYLIVVDDLDQASLINKLLVPFVDSMNGSRVIFITPNAEMQKFADPWTLDLQLPTNMTDEECKKLLRVSITGDDDTELEMTTPEQRILSKRNRSPPAISLLGGLLSAVEESNWEALVHRLGECPTLDDVTCLSFDALPYMMKLCVLCMALFPKESEVPTRRLFRQWAAEGLLAEVADGSVQMRSAEDCFLELESRNFVHGVQRRLDGSARSCRMPAFLHEFFSRKAKESRLLQIQYSSGSVSKEESRGRDPDAGQRAPSRHMPAFLHEFFCPEAKESRLLQSQHSCGSVPCKESRGMEPDAEQSVQNQHKQSQNTATGHYGYKAQFLKSFASFNTRKLGTQAREIEDLPKSPLLDGRPDLLRVIDLEGVYKPVLPNEFGNTLSNLRYLGLRWTALDSIPESVGNLLLLETLDLKHTNITKPHDTCVGEVAQPEEAGGDVPSRSCGGGDQMHSEPGQARVPEIEIEGPARSTCEP from the exons atgaagatgaagaaccTTCTTGTGGACACACTGAAACAGACACCACTCCGAGATCAGGCGAAAGGCTTGGAGCTCAAGCAAGAGGAGCAGCTGTTCGAGATGCTTCATAAATTGTTGATGGACCTTAGGTACTTGATAGTTGTGGATGATTTGGACCAGGCCAGTCTCATTAACAAGCTCTTGGTCCCATTCGTGGACTCGATGAATGGAAGCAGAGTCATTTTCATTACTCCGAATGCAGAAATGCAAAAGTTTGCAGACCCTTGGACGCTTGATCTCCAATTACCCACTAACATGACCGATGAAGAGTGCAAGAAATTGCTGCGGGTAAGCATCACGGGAGATGACGATACGGAATTGGAGATGACGACCCCCGAGCAGAGAATTTTGAGCAAGCGCAATCGTTCTCCCCCAGCAATCTCACTGCTAGGAGGACTTTTGTCAGCTGTGGAAGAGAGCAATTGGGAGGCCCTCGTCCACCGGCTCGGAGAATGTCCCACCCTCGATGATGTCACGTGCTTGAGCTTCGATGCATTGCCTTACATGATGAAGCTATGTGTTCTCTGTATGGCACTCTTTCCTAAGGAGTCCGAGGTCCCCACAAGGAGGCTTTTCCGGCAATGGGCTGCTGAGGGGTTGTTGGCAGAGGTGGCTGACGGTTCGGTCCAGATGCGGTCGGCGGAGGACTGTTTTCTCGAATTAGAGAGCAGGAACTTTGTTCACGGGGTACAGCGGAGATTGGACGGAAGTGCCCGATCATGTCGCATGCCTGCTTTTCTTCATGAATTTTTCTCTCGGAAAGCAAAAGAATCCAGACTCCTTCAGATCCAGTACAGCTCCGGCTCTGTCTCAAAGGAAGAATCAAGGGGCAGGGACCCCGATGCCGGGCAGAGGGCCCCGTCACGTCACATGCCTGCTTTTCTTCATGAATTTTTCTGTCCGGAAGCTAAAGAATCCAGACTTCTTCAGAGCCAGCACAGCTGTGGCTCCGTCCCATGTAAAGAATCAAGGGGTATGGAACCCGACGCCGAGCAGAGCGTCCAGAATCAACACAAGCAATCGCAAAACACAGCGACAGGACATTATGGTTATAAAGCCCAATTCCTTAAGTCTTTTGCATCGTTTAACACCCGTAAGCTAGGGACGCAAGCGAGAGAaatcgaagatcttcctaaatCACCACTTCTAGACGGACGCCCAGACCTGCTGAGGGTAATTGATCTCGAGGGTGTTTACAAGCCTGTGCTTCCCAACGAATTTGGGAATACACTGTCGAACCTAAGGTATTTGGGATTGAGATGGACGGCTCTGGATTCGATTCCGGAATCAGTCGGGAATCTGTTGCTCCTGGAAACATTAGATCTGAAGCACACCAACATAACCAAA CCCCATGATACGTGTGTTGGAGAAGTTGCGCAGCCTGAAGAAGCTGGCGGTGATGTGCCGTCCCGGAGCTGTGGAGGCGGTGACCAAATGCATTCCGAACCTGGCCAGGCTCGAGTCCCTGAGATTGAGATCGAGGGACCTGCTCGGTCAACCTGCGAGCCTTGA